One genomic segment of Roseovarius carneus includes these proteins:
- a CDS encoding MoaD/ThiS family protein codes for MVQVVLTGAMRALAGGVETVEIEASTFKEVLDGLRAAHPALAPVIDRGVSLAVDGLVYRNSWFTPVKPDSEVVVMPYMKGG; via the coding sequence ATGGTGCAGGTCGTATTGACCGGCGCCATGCGCGCGCTTGCCGGCGGGGTTGAGACCGTCGAAATCGAGGCGAGCACCTTCAAGGAGGTGCTTGACGGCCTGCGCGCCGCCCACCCTGCCCTCGCCCCGGTGATCGACCGGGGCGTGTCTCTTGCAGTGGACGGGCTTGTCTATCGCAACTCTTGGTTCACGCCAGTGAAGCCCGACAGCGAGGTTGTCGTGATGCCCTATATGAAGGGTGGGTGA
- a CDS encoding DUF3047 domain-containing protein: protein MRIALLSSVFVAATTAAWAGPISFSEGWREQRLSLFSSNDYVFGSNLSMVSEGSVSIAWTRVGEEDWTRTGASWSWTVEQSVPMTSLAQKGGDDRNVSLYFVFVPERIAPDLKGANIRSLLGNEDVRVIQYAWGGNHSKGQIIQSPYGPPGQGVTIALRQAGTGSHNERVDLAADYARAFGGEKGALVGLAVSGDSDDTDSVIRAAIGNLRLQ from the coding sequence ATGCGCATTGCCCTTTTATCTTCGGTGTTCGTCGCCGCAACAACCGCTGCTTGGGCGGGGCCAATTAGTTTTTCTGAGGGCTGGCGCGAACAGCGTTTGTCTCTGTTTAGCTCAAATGATTACGTGTTCGGCTCCAATCTCAGCATGGTGTCCGAAGGGTCGGTCTCAATCGCGTGGACCCGCGTGGGAGAGGAAGATTGGACCCGCACCGGCGCCTCATGGAGTTGGACAGTTGAGCAATCGGTCCCGATGACCAGCCTTGCGCAAAAGGGCGGAGATGACCGGAATGTTTCGCTTTATTTCGTGTTCGTGCCAGAACGCATTGCGCCGGATCTTAAAGGGGCCAATATCCGCAGCCTTTTGGGAAATGAGGACGTGCGGGTGATCCAATACGCTTGGGGCGGAAACCATAGCAAGGGGCAGATCATACAATCCCCCTACGGTCCGCCCGGCCAGGGTGTGACCATTGCCTTGCGGCAAGCCGGGACCGGGTCCCACAATGAACGCGTTGATCTTGCAGCGGATTACGCACGCGCTTTCGGGGGCGAGAAGGGTGCGCTTGTTGGCTTGGCCGTATCAGGCGATAGCGACGACACAGACAGCGTTATTCGGGCGGCGATTGGGAATCTACGGCTGCAATAA
- a CDS encoding GcvT family protein, translated as MKTQVKALVVGGGAVGTSIAYHLAKAGWDDVMLLERDELTSGSTWHAAGLLPLFNMSYATTHIHKYSVDFYKALEAETGLNAGFSVVGNLRMAQSQARMDEYMLYASTAETCDVPYAWMSPAQIKERWPLVRTEDLVGAIYHPTDGYINPADVTMAMAKGARQHGAIIERKWQADGFAWKGDHWDVTCTKMVEKGGNLIPSDEQIVISAEHVVTASGNHAQRTAKMLGIKVPAIPVEHQFIVTEPDPALVAYRQQGGAEHPVLRDADAKWYVREERGGWILGPYEQGAPARFEFGVPDSFRADLFPLDLERIEEEYMSMIHRLPSSEEVGLKDDFNGPICYTPDGNPLVGPAPGLRNMWVAEGFSFGITAAGGTGYYLAQLMVEGEAEIDMASLDPKRYSQSWMTTEFAARKNEECYDHVYVLHHPDEERPACRPLRTAPAYDRQKARGAQFGWVNGWERPNYFGPLDAPESFDHDARSFRRGGWWEHAKAEAEAVRHGVGLIDATTFTKHVVKGPGATAFLDWFTCNKLPRVGRINLTYALTAHGTTRTEYTIVRLGEDHYYLVSAGAWTEYDADFLRKAVEDKAAEFGYIEIQDVTTQWGVFAIAGPKSRDVLNAVIKDADPATALSNKRFPWLSAKPIELGMCPVNAIRVAYTGELGWELHHPMEMQNYLFDLLEEAGKPHGLKLVGARAQNWLRQEKSYRAFGNELGRDATPLEADLPRFVDLGKDFHGKAALEETGMRVKCCTFLIDGPEGADPWGREVLYTAGGERVGRLTSGGYSVVFGKSIGMGYIRPELVVPGNVLKVKIMDQLWDATVTEDSPYDPKNEVIRKDG; from the coding sequence ATGAAAACCCAAGTCAAAGCCCTTGTCGTCGGCGGTGGTGCCGTCGGCACGTCGATTGCCTATCATCTCGCGAAGGCGGGCTGGGACGATGTGATGCTTTTGGAACGTGATGAGCTGACTTCGGGCTCCACATGGCATGCGGCGGGGCTTTTGCCTTTGTTCAACATGTCCTACGCCACCACCCATATCCACAAATACTCGGTCGATTTTTATAAGGCGCTTGAGGCGGAGACCGGGCTCAACGCGGGGTTTTCCGTGGTGGGCAACCTACGCATGGCGCAGAGCCAGGCGCGGATGGATGAGTATATGCTCTACGCCTCCACCGCCGAGACCTGCGATGTGCCTTACGCGTGGATGAGCCCTGCGCAGATCAAGGAGCGTTGGCCGCTGGTGCGCACCGAGGATCTGGTCGGCGCGATCTATCACCCCACCGATGGCTACATTAACCCCGCCGATGTGACCATGGCGATGGCCAAGGGCGCACGTCAGCATGGGGCTATTATCGAGCGCAAATGGCAGGCGGACGGGTTTGCGTGGAAGGGCGATCACTGGGATGTCACCTGCACCAAGATGGTGGAGAAGGGCGGCAACCTGATCCCTTCGGACGAGCAGATCGTGATCTCCGCCGAGCATGTCGTCACGGCGTCGGGCAACCACGCGCAGCGCACGGCCAAGATGCTCGGGATCAAGGTGCCCGCCATCCCCGTGGAGCATCAGTTTATCGTGACTGAGCCTGACCCCGCGCTTGTGGCCTACCGCCAGCAGGGCGGCGCGGAGCATCCCGTTTTGCGCGATGCGGACGCCAAATGGTATGTGCGCGAAGAGCGCGGTGGCTGGATCCTCGGCCCTTATGAGCAGGGCGCGCCCGCGCGGTTTGAATTCGGCGTACCGGACAGCTTCCGCGCCGACCTCTTCCCCCTCGATCTGGAGCGGATCGAGGAAGAATATATGTCGATGATCCACCGACTGCCGTCGTCGGAGGAGGTGGGTCTCAAGGATGATTTCAACGGGCCGATTTGTTATACGCCCGATGGCAATCCGCTGGTCGGTCCGGCCCCTGGCCTGCGCAATATGTGGGTGGCCGAGGGCTTTAGCTTCGGCATCACGGCGGCAGGCGGCACGGGGTATTACCTCGCGCAGCTGATGGTGGAGGGAGAGGCTGAGATCGACATGGCTTCGCTTGATCCCAAACGCTACAGCCAGTCGTGGATGACCACCGAGTTTGCCGCGCGCAAGAACGAGGAATGCTACGACCACGTCTATGTCTTGCATCACCCCGATGAGGAGCGGCCCGCCTGCCGTCCCCTGCGCACCGCGCCCGCTTATGACCGCCAAAAGGCGCGTGGCGCGCAATTCGGCTGGGTGAATGGCTGGGAGCGGCCCAATTATTTCGGGCCTCTGGATGCGCCGGAAAGTTTCGACCATGACGCGCGCAGCTTTCGCCGGGGCGGCTGGTGGGAGCACGCGAAGGCGGAGGCCGAGGCGGTTCGGCACGGCGTTGGCTTGATCGACGCCACGACCTTCACCAAACATGTGGTCAAGGGACCGGGCGCGACTGCGTTTCTCGATTGGTTCACCTGTAACAAGCTGCCCCGCGTGGGCCGGATCAATCTGACCTACGCGCTGACCGCGCATGGCACCACGCGCACGGAATACACCATCGTGCGGCTGGGCGAGGATCACTATTACCTCGTCTCTGCCGGTGCGTGGACTGAGTATGACGCCGATTTCCTGCGCAAGGCGGTTGAGGATAAAGCGGCTGAGTTTGGCTATATCGAAATTCAGGACGTGACCACGCAATGGGGCGTTTTCGCCATCGCAGGGCCGAAATCACGCGATGTGCTGAATGCTGTGATCAAGGATGCGGACCCCGCCACGGCGCTCAGCAACAAACGCTTCCCGTGGCTCAGCGCAAAGCCCATCGAGCTGGGCATGTGCCCTGTGAACGCGATCCGCGTGGCCTATACCGGCGAGCTTGGGTGGGAGCTGCATCACCCGATGGAGATGCAGAACTATCTCTTTGACCTACTGGAGGAGGCGGGCAAGCCGCATGGGCTAAAGCTGGTGGGGGCGCGGGCGCAAAACTGGCTCCGGCAGGAGAAATCCTACCGCGCATTCGGCAATGAGCTTGGCCGGGACGCCACGCCTCTGGAGGCCGATCTGCCGCGTTTTGTCGATCTGGGCAAGGACTTCCACGGCAAGGCGGCGCTTGAGGAAACAGGCATGCGGGTGAAATGCTGCACTTTCTTGATCGACGGGCCTGAGGGTGCCGATCCATGGGGCCGTGAAGTGCTTTATACGGCGGGCGGCGAGCGTGTTGGGCGGCTGACATCTGGCGGTTATTCGGTGGTGTTCGGCAAGAGCATCGGCATGGGCTATATCCGGCCCGAACTGGTGGTGCCGGGCAATGTGCTGAAGGTCAAGATCATGGACCAGCTTTGGGACGCGACCGTGACCGAAGACAGCCCCTATGATCCGAAAAACGAGGTGATCCGCAAGGATGGGTGA
- a CDS encoding SH3 domain-containing protein, whose product MKPLATSLLALALMLVLPASLAAEERGSVTNLPIPRYVSMKASEANVRRGPSRTHRIDWIFKRRDTPLLITAEHGHWRRIQDRDGAGGWMHYTLLSGVRTVIVETDMLEMRAQPQPDAQPVAQLELGVIARIEECDETWCRLRAATHRGWVEKQHLWGVAPGEIVD is encoded by the coding sequence ATGAAACCTCTCGCCACATCGCTCTTGGCGCTGGCCCTTATGCTGGTGCTCCCTGCAAGCCTCGCCGCAGAAGAGCGCGGCTCGGTCACCAATTTGCCGATCCCGCGATATGTCTCCATGAAGGCCTCTGAGGCCAATGTGCGGCGCGGGCCCTCGCGTACCCACCGGATCGACTGGATATTCAAACGGCGCGACACGCCCCTTCTCATCACCGCAGAACATGGCCATTGGCGCCGCATTCAGGACCGTGACGGCGCGGGCGGATGGATGCACTATACGCTGCTGTCCGGTGTGCGCACCGTGATCGTCGAGACCGACATGCTTGAGATGCGCGCTCAGCCACAGCCCGATGCCCAGCCCGTGGCGCAGCTTGAACTGGGCGTGATCGCCCGCATCGAGGAATGCGACGAGACATGGTGCCGCCTGCGCGCCGCCACGCACCGTGGGTGGGTTGAAAAGCAGCACCTATGGGGCGTCGCACCAGGTGAGATCGTGGACTGA
- a CDS encoding RidA family protein produces the protein MAKRFIIDVPGVPRSPSPISNAVVVGDTCHISGQLAVYDDGYRAGTARQEAERAFDLVFAIAKEAGFERTDIVYVDLAFSDLNELPEVNELYGELFDPRPARTIYQAAKLPFGAKVKIQAIAMRG, from the coding sequence ATGGCCAAACGCTTTATCATCGACGTTCCCGGCGTTCCAAGATCACCTTCGCCTATTTCCAATGCCGTTGTGGTCGGCGATACATGCCATATCTCCGGGCAATTGGCGGTATATGACGATGGGTATCGTGCCGGGACGGCGCGGCAAGAGGCAGAGCGCGCCTTTGATCTAGTCTTTGCTATTGCAAAGGAAGCGGGCTTTGAGCGGACCGACATAGTTTATGTTGATTTGGCCTTTTCAGACCTGAACGAGCTTCCAGAGGTCAATGAGCTTTACGGCGAACTTTTCGATCCTCGGCCAGCCCGCACCATATACCAAGCCGCCAAACTGCCATTTGGAGCCAAGGTGAAAATTCAGGCGATCGCGATGCGAGGATGA
- a CDS encoding 2-hydroxyacid dehydrogenase: MAKQRLSVVVTRRLPAPVEARLSELFDVRLSEDDAQMDRAELGAALQEADVVVSSLGDRIDAGLIGQAGERLKLIANYGAGVDHIDVATARQRGILVSNTPGVSAEDTADMTMALILSVLRRIPEGLSLMQEGKWDGWSPTALLGGRVSGRRLGILGLGRVGQAVALRARAFGMDIHYHNRKRLRPETEEALGARYWESLDQMVARMDVISVNCPHTPSTFHLMNARRLRLMKPDAVIVNTSRGEVIDQNALTRMLRAGEIAGAGLDVYEHGAEANPRLRELRNVVLLPHMASATQEGRLEMGEKVLLNIKTFDDGHRPPDLVVPAML; the protein is encoded by the coding sequence GTGGCAAAGCAACGCTTGAGTGTTGTCGTAACGCGACGCTTGCCCGCGCCGGTTGAGGCGCGTTTGTCGGAGCTGTTTGATGTGCGCCTGTCGGAAGATGATGCGCAAATGGACCGCGCGGAGCTTGGCGCGGCGTTGCAAGAGGCGGATGTCGTGGTCTCCAGTCTTGGCGACAGGATTGATGCGGGGCTGATCGGGCAGGCGGGGGAGCGGCTGAAGCTGATTGCGAATTACGGCGCAGGCGTGGATCACATCGATGTCGCCACGGCGCGTCAGCGGGGGATTTTGGTCTCCAACACGCCCGGCGTCTCGGCCGAGGATACGGCGGATATGACGATGGCGCTGATCCTGTCTGTGCTGCGGCGTATCCCCGAGGGGCTGAGCCTGATGCAGGAGGGCAAATGGGATGGCTGGTCGCCCACGGCGCTTCTGGGCGGGCGGGTTTCCGGGCGGCGGCTTGGTATCCTCGGGCTTGGCCGGGTGGGGCAGGCGGTGGCGCTGCGCGCGCGCGCGTTTGGCATGGACATTCACTATCATAACCGCAAACGCCTGCGCCCCGAGACGGAAGAGGCGCTCGGCGCGCGCTATTGGGAGAGCCTTGATCAGATGGTCGCGCGGATGGATGTGATCAGCGTGAATTGCCCGCATACGCCCTCGACGTTCCATTTGATGAACGCCCGGCGGCTACGTCTTATGAAACCGGACGCGGTGATCGTGAACACCTCGCGCGGAGAAGTGATCGACCAGAACGCGCTCACACGGATGCTGCGCGCGGGCGAGATCGCGGGCGCGGGACTGGACGTTTATGAGCATGGCGCTGAGGCCAATCCGCGCCTGCGTGAGTTGCGCAATGTCGTGCTCTTGCCGCATATGGCCTCGGCCACTCAGGAGGGGCGTCTTGAGATGGGCGAGAAAGTTCTGCTCAACATCAAGACATTTGACGACGGTCACCGCCCACCGGATCTGGTGGTGCCTGCAATGCTCTAA
- the ggt gene encoding gamma-glutamyltransferase, producing the protein MTRSFAAWLVCISLGFGAAPGLAQEVADDVAPEARTESAPEGRTEPAPEIVTSPLPSADVPPGAEPPVRARDWMVVAANPLASEAGARVLASGGTAADAMVAVQLVLGLVEPQSSGLGGGAFLVWWDAETRALTTLDGRETAPLAATPRLFLDAEGEPLGFFDAVIGGRSVGVPGTPKLLEEAHRRWGRAEWRSLFTEALWHAEKGFVVSPRMASSIRQNAESLSRYAATRDYFLPGGAPLEAGQILVNPAYAASLEAFAKDGAEPFYTGEIARQIVQAVQTAEGNPGLLSAADMALYAVKARPAVCAPYRDHEVCGMGPPSSGAISVGQTLGLLEGFDLAAMGPESAEAWRLIGDASRLAFADRGRYIADSDFVPVPVQGLLAQGYLGQRAQLLDRDTALPEVEPGSPEFDHALKLADDDGRELPSTSHISIVDSYGNALSMTTTIENAFGARLMAGGFLLNNELTDFSFRSHRGGVPIANRVEPGKRPRSSMAPTIVLKDGAPRLIIGSPGGSRIIPYVAKTIIAHLDWGLDVQAAVSMPHLVNRFGTYDLEAGTAAELLASPLREMGFAVDMRDLNSGLHAIAVRDGLTGGADPRREGLALGQ; encoded by the coding sequence ATGACGCGGAGTTTTGCGGCGTGGTTGGTGTGTATCTCTCTTGGGTTTGGGGCCGCGCCGGGGCTGGCGCAAGAGGTGGCTGATGATGTCGCGCCGGAGGCGCGCACGGAAAGCGCGCCGGAAGGGCGCACGGAACCAGCGCCAGAGATCGTCACCAGTCCCTTGCCTTCAGCCGATGTCCCGCCCGGTGCCGAGCCGCCTGTGCGTGCGCGGGACTGGATGGTTGTCGCCGCCAACCCGCTCGCCTCGGAGGCGGGCGCGCGGGTTCTTGCCTCGGGTGGGACGGCCGCCGATGCGATGGTCGCGGTGCAGCTTGTCCTTGGACTGGTAGAGCCGCAAAGCTCTGGCCTTGGTGGCGGGGCCTTTTTGGTCTGGTGGGATGCGGAGACGCGCGCGCTCACCACGTTGGACGGGCGCGAAACCGCGCCGCTGGCCGCCACACCGCGCCTCTTTCTGGATGCCGAAGGCGAGCCTTTGGGGTTTTTCGATGCGGTGATCGGTGGGCGTTCGGTGGGTGTGCCGGGCACGCCTAAATTGCTGGAGGAGGCGCATCGGCGCTGGGGCCGTGCGGAGTGGAGAAGTCTGTTTACTGAGGCGCTTTGGCATGCTGAGAAGGGCTTTGTGGTCTCCCCACGCATGGCATCGTCGATCCGGCAAAACGCCGAAAGCCTCAGCCGTTATGCCGCGACAAGGGACTATTTCCTGCCCGGCGGGGCGCCGCTTGAGGCGGGACAAATTTTGGTCAACCCGGCCTATGCCGCGTCACTTGAGGCATTTGCCAAGGACGGGGCCGAGCCATTTTACACAGGCGAAATCGCCCGTCAGATCGTGCAAGCCGTGCAAACCGCCGAGGGCAATCCGGGCCTTCTGAGTGCTGCGGATATGGCGCTCTATGCGGTCAAGGCACGCCCGGCTGTCTGCGCGCCTTACCGCGATCATGAGGTCTGCGGGATGGGCCCGCCATCGTCGGGCGCGATCAGCGTGGGACAGACCTTGGGCCTTCTGGAGGGCTTTGATCTGGCCGCGATGGGGCCTGAGAGCGCCGAGGCGTGGCGGTTGATCGGGGATGCCTCACGCCTCGCCTTCGCCGATAGGGGCCGCTACATCGCCGATAGCGATTTTGTGCCTGTCCCTGTTCAGGGTCTTTTGGCGCAGGGCTATCTGGGCCAGCGCGCGCAGCTTCTGGACCGCGACACGGCGCTGCCGGAGGTGGAGCCCGGAAGCCCTGAGTTCGATCACGCGCTCAAACTTGCCGATGATGATGGGCGCGAGCTGCCGTCGACCTCGCATATCTCCATCGTCGACAGCTATGGCAACGCCCTGTCGATGACCACCACGATCGAGAACGCGTTTGGTGCGCGGCTGATGGCGGGTGGCTTCTTGCTCAATAACGAGCTTACGGATTTCTCCTTTCGCAGCCATCGTGGCGGTGTGCCGATCGCCAACCGGGTGGAGCCGGGCAAGCGGCCACGCTCGTCGATGGCCCCCACGATTGTCCTCAAGGATGGCGCGCCGCGTCTGATCATCGGCAGCCCGGGCGGCAGCCGGATCATCCCTTACGTGGCCAAGACGATCATCGCTCATCTCGACTGGGGACTTGATGTGCAGGCGGCGGTGTCCATGCCGCATCTCGTCAATCGTTTCGGCACCTATGATCTGGAGGCGGGCACGGCTGCGGAGCTTCTAGCTAGCCCGCTCAGGGAGATGGGCTTTGCCGTCGATATGCGCGATCTCAACTCGGGCCTGCACGCAATCGCGGTGCGGGATGGGCTGACGGGGGGCGCTGATCCGCGCCGTGAGGGGCTGGCGCTGGGGCAATAG
- a CDS encoding YaeQ family protein — MAQKATIYKVELSVSDMDRHYYETHKLTVAKHPSETDERLMVRIVAFALNAHEHLEMTKGISTDDEPDIWQKSLSGELDVWVALGLPSEKVIRQSCGKADRVIVYPYGGRTAYMWWDKIKNSTTRFDNLQVINFSETDTAKLEKLASRTMKLQINIQDGEVMVSVGDSIVYVTPVKWKAAT; from the coding sequence ATGGCGCAAAAAGCTACCATATATAAAGTTGAACTTTCAGTCTCCGACATGGATCGTCACTATTACGAAACCCATAAACTGACGGTTGCCAAGCATCCCTCAGAGACGGATGAGCGGCTGATGGTGCGCATTGTGGCTTTTGCGCTTAACGCCCATGAGCATCTGGAAATGACCAAGGGGATTTCGACAGATGACGAACCGGATATCTGGCAAAAAAGCCTGAGCGGCGAGCTTGATGTGTGGGTGGCCCTCGGCCTTCCCAGCGAGAAGGTAATCCGCCAATCCTGCGGCAAAGCCGACAGGGTGATTGTCTACCCTTACGGCGGCAGGACGGCCTATATGTGGTGGGACAAGATTAAAAACAGCACCACCCGTTTTGATAATCTTCAGGTGATAAACTTTTCCGAAACCGACACCGCTAAACTGGAAAAACTGGCAAGCCGCACCATGAAGCTTCAGATCAACATTCAGGACGGCGAGGTCATGGTCAGCGTCGGCGACAGCATCGTTTACGTGACCCCGGTGAAATGGAAGGCTGCTACGTAA
- a CDS encoding xanthine dehydrogenase family protein molybdopterin-binding subunit, with the protein MNFISKTKADFKVVGTRVPRPDGVDKVTGRAMYGADITVPGMLTGLVLRSPHAHATIDKIDASKALALPGVKAVVTCDDLGVPEDASLRDVQDNCLARGKVLYHGHAVAGIAAIDMATAKKALKLIEVSYTPLPHVTDVDAAMADGAPVVQEGRADESVPAGSHPNVTTMQEFGHGDLDAGFAKADKIISRSFKTAATHQGYIEPHACLASVGTDGKADLWCCTQGQYFVRELCAGIMGMATSQLRVTASEIGGGFGGKTTVFIEPVALALSRKTGRPVKIVMTREDVFRATGPTCSSSIDVKIGMTNEGRITAADAQLRYQGGAFPCETVSMGAQSAFAAYDLDAVRTQGWNVLTNRPKEAAYRAPGAPMAIFAVESVVDELCQELGLDPLKTRLLNAADAGTKSSYGPTFDQIGLKATLQAALEHDHYRAPLGENQGRGISCGFWFNFGGNTCVSLNLNFDGTVGITEGNPDIGGSRAAISMMAAEELGIPYEKVRTIVADTNSLGHNDVTDGSRVTFAVGLATIEAARAAIRVMCERAAKVWGIDPDAVVWEDGCAKPSGPNAGAFDPMSIEEIAASASDTGGPIAGHYEVNAEGAGVSFGVHIADLEVDPETGHTQVLRYTVFQDAGKAVHPDYVEGQMQGGAVQGIGWALNEEYIYGEDGRLENAGFLDYRVPVASDLPSIDTVILEIPNPGHPYGVRGVGETPIVPPLAALANAASRAIGARMTELPMSPPKLLAAIMAKG; encoded by the coding sequence ATGAACTTCATCTCCAAGACAAAGGCCGATTTCAAAGTTGTCGGCACACGTGTCCCCCGCCCTGACGGCGTGGACAAGGTTACGGGCCGCGCGATGTATGGCGCCGATATCACCGTGCCCGGCATGTTGACCGGGCTTGTCCTGCGCAGCCCGCATGCCCACGCGACCATCGACAAGATCGACGCATCCAAAGCGCTTGCCCTTCCGGGTGTGAAAGCGGTCGTGACCTGCGATGATCTGGGTGTGCCCGAGGATGCATCTCTGCGCGATGTGCAGGATAACTGCCTTGCGCGCGGCAAGGTGCTCTATCACGGCCACGCGGTCGCGGGCATTGCCGCCATCGACATGGCGACGGCCAAAAAGGCGCTCAAGCTGATCGAGGTGAGCTACACGCCCCTGCCCCACGTCACGGATGTGGATGCGGCGATGGCCGACGGCGCGCCGGTGGTGCAGGAGGGCCGCGCGGATGAAAGCGTGCCCGCAGGCAGCCATCCCAACGTCACCACGATGCAGGAATTTGGCCATGGCGATCTCGACGCAGGCTTTGCCAAGGCCGACAAAATCATCAGCCGTAGTTTCAAGACCGCCGCCACCCATCAGGGCTATATCGAGCCGCATGCCTGCCTTGCCTCGGTCGGCACGGATGGTAAGGCGGACCTGTGGTGCTGCACCCAAGGTCAGTATTTTGTGCGCGAACTCTGTGCCGGGATAATGGGCATGGCCACAAGCCAGCTGCGCGTCACGGCCTCGGAAATCGGCGGTGGGTTTGGCGGTAAAACCACCGTATTCATCGAGCCTGTTGCGCTGGCGCTGAGCCGCAAGACAGGCCGCCCGGTGAAGATCGTGATGACCCGCGAGGATGTATTCCGCGCCACGGGGCCGACCTGTTCGTCCTCCATCGACGTGAAAATCGGCATGACAAATGAGGGCCGGATCACCGCCGCCGATGCGCAATTGCGCTATCAGGGCGGCGCGTTTCCATGCGAGACGGTCAGCATGGGCGCACAATCGGCCTTTGCCGCCTATGATCTGGACGCGGTGCGCACCCAAGGCTGGAACGTACTGACCAACCGCCCCAAGGAGGCCGCCTACCGCGCGCCCGGAGCGCCAATGGCGATTTTCGCCGTCGAGAGCGTGGTCGATGAGCTTTGCCAAGAGCTGGGTCTTGATCCGCTGAAAACCCGGCTGCTGAATGCCGCCGATGCGGGCACCAAGAGTTCTTATGGCCCCACGTTTGACCAGATCGGCCTCAAGGCAACGCTTCAGGCCGCGCTGGAGCATGACCATTACCGCGCGCCTCTGGGCGAGAACCAAGGGCGCGGCATCAGCTGCGGCTTCTGGTTCAACTTTGGCGGCAACACATGCGTGTCGCTGAACCTCAACTTCGACGGCACTGTGGGCATCACCGAGGGCAATCCCGATATCGGCGGTTCGCGCGCGGCGATCTCCATGATGGCCGCCGAAGAGCTTGGCATCCCTTACGAGAAGGTCCGCACCATCGTGGCCGATACCAACAGCCTCGGCCATAATGACGTGACCGATGGCTCGCGCGTTACTTTTGCCGTGGGTCTGGCCACCATTGAAGCCGCGCGGGCCGCGATCCGCGTGATGTGCGAACGCGCGGCGAAAGTCTGGGGGATCGACCCCGATGCCGTGGTCTGGGAGGATGGCTGTGCCAAACCCTCCGGCCCCAACGCGGGCGCGTTTGATCCGATGAGCATTGAAGAAATTGCCGCAAGTGCTTCGGATACGGGCGGGCCAATTGCGGGTCACTATGAGGTCAACGCCGAGGGCGCGGGTGTCAGCTTTGGCGTGCATATCGCCGATCTGGAGGTGGACCCGGAGACGGGCCACACCCAAGTGCTGCGCTACACCGTGTTCCAGGATGCGGGTAAGGCCGTGCACCCCGATTATGTCGAAGGACAGATGCAGGGCGGCGCGGTGCAGGGCATCGGCTGGGCGCTCAACGAAGAGTATATCTATGGCGAGGATGGCCGTCTGGAGAATGCGGGTTTCCTTGATTACCGGGTCCCCGTGGCATCGGACCTGCCAAGCATTGACACAGTGATTTTGGAGATCCCCAATCCCGGCCACCCCTACGGCGTGCGCGGTGTTGGCGAGACGCCAATCGTGCCGCCGCTCGCGGCACTGGCCAATGCGGCCAGCCGCGCCATTGGGGCGCGGATGACCGAGCTGCCCATGTCGCCGCCCAAGCTGCTCGCCGCGATAATGGCCAAGGGCTGA